The genomic window GGTGCTGCCGGGGCGGCGGGCGGCGTCGGTGTCGATCGTCGCGGCGATCGCGGATTCGTGATGCGTGCGGAGCCCATTTCCCCGGAGCGGCTGGCCTCGCGGATCGCGAACCTGGTGGCCGCGCACGAGCCGGAGCGGCATCGGAACAAGGATGCCTGGACCCGGCTGGCGATCGACGGCGCGCCGGGGTCGGGCACGGCGGAGGTGGCGGCGGCGGTCGAGCGGGTGCTGGTCGGCGACGGCCGGCCGACGCTGCGGATCTCCACCGGTGACTTCCTGCGGCCGCGGTCGCTGCGGCTGGAGCACGGCCGCGAGGACCCGGACGTCTTCTATGCCGAGTGGCTGGACCTCAACGGTTTGAGGCGGGAGGTGTTCGGTCCGCTCGAGCCGGGCGGTTCCGGGCGGGTCCTCCCCACGCTGTGGAACGCCGAACGCGATCGGGCCAGCCGGGCCGAGTACGTCGAGCTGCCGCCGGGCGGGGTGCTGATCGTCGAGGGCACGTTCCTGATGGGGATCGGGCTGCCCTTCGACGTGGAGGTGCATCTATGGCTCTCGCGCGGGGCGCTGAAGCGGCGCACGCCCGAGGATCGGGCGTGGACGCTGCCCGCGTACGCGCGGTACGACGCCGAGGCCGATCCATCGCGTGCCGCGTCCCTGACGGCACGGATGGACGACCCTCGGCATCCGGCTCTGCTGTTCGTCTGACCGGGTTGTCACGACCTGTCGGACATCTCGTTCCCGCCGGATTCCCCGACTCCGCCGGCTCTCACTCCGGCGGAGTCTGCTGCTCCGGCGCTGCCGGCGGAGGTGCCGGCGGCGTCGGTGGTGCTGCCGGCGGTGCCGGCGGTGGTGCCGGTGCAGCTGGTGAAGCCGGTGGCGCGGCTTGCGCCGCCATCGGCCGGTCCCCTCGCAACACCCCGAGCCGAGCTCGGTACTCGTTCTCGTCGATCTGACCATGGGCGAACCGCTCTGCCAGGATCTGCTCGGCGGAGACCGTCCCCGTCCCGCCGTACGCCTGGGCCGGGCGCTGTGCCGTCATCGATCCGCGGTGCGTGAAGCTGCGCACCAACCACACGACCGCCATGATGACCAGCGCCCAGAGTGCGATCATGAACAGCACCCAGAGCAGCCACCCTCCCCATCCGAGGCCCTCGTGGAAATGGCGCCCGCCAACGTAGTAACGGGGATCCATGGGCCTCCACCTCCTTCAGCCTTCTGTAGATGTCACTCCGTGTCCCACTCTCAATTCTCGCCCCGATCCTTAGACCCCGCTTAGAGGGACTTAGGAATAGGCACCCCTGTTTCCGCAGCCCAGCGCCGTGCGTGGGCGATGCGGTCGGGGATCGGCGGGTGGGTGTAGCGCAGGAGGACCTCCCAGCGGCGGGGTTCCAGGTCGGCGATGTTCTGGACGACCAGGGCACGTTCCATGCGCACGATGGTGTCGGGATCGCGGAACAGGTCCAGGGCGTAGCCGTCGGCTCGGGCCTCGATGTAGCGGCTGTAGGCCAGTCCCCACGGCTCGCCGACCAGCCCGATCACCACCAGCACGGCCCGGACCAGGGCCTGCGAGCGCGGGTCGGCGGCGTGCGCCACCCCGGCGGCGTCCAGCAGCGGCGACCAGTGCAGCGCCGCGGCCAGGACCACGACGCCCAGCGCCGCCCCGACCGCCGCGAAGACGGTGCCGACCAGCACGTCGCGCCGGGCGGCGTGGCCGAGTTCGTGGGCGGCGATCGCGGCGACCTCGTCGGTGTCCAGGCTGTCGGTGGTGGTGTCCCAGACGACCAGACGGCGGGTCTTGCCGAAGCCGGAGACGTAGGCGTTGGCGGCCGTGGTGCGCTTGGAGCTGTCGCTGACCAGGATGTCCCTGACCGGCACGCCGGACTGCTCGACGAGCGCCATCAGCCGATCGCGTAGCGGGCCCTCGGGCAGCGGCTTGAACTTGTTGAACAACGGCTCGATCAGCACCGGCATGATGAAGGAGCCGAGCACCGCGAGCACCGCGGCGGCCAGCGCCGCCCAGACCCACCAGGCACCGCCGCCATTGCGCAGGAGCGCGTAGAACGCGATGACCGCAGCCGCGGTGAGGACCGCGCCGATGACGAACCCCTTGGCGGTGTCGGCGGCGAACAGGCCCCAGCCGCGCTTGGACAGGCCCCAGCGGCGGCTGACGGTCTCGCCCCACATACTCAGCGGGATGCGGATGACCAGCCCGAGCAGCGACAGCGCGACGCTGCCGAGCAGCGCCGTGGCCACCCACCCGCCGCCGCCGAGGTCGCCGGCCGCCTCGACCAGGCCCGCGCCGGCCGGCGTCAGGCCGAGGAGCAGCGGGACGGCCAGGCCGAGGAGGGTCGAGGCCAGGCGCAGGGGGCGGACGTCGTGCTTGTAGGCGCGGGCGCGCCCGATCTGCTCGGGGGTGAAGTCGTGCTCGGGGTTGAGGTCGTCGGCGGCGATATCCACGTGTCCAGTCTCCTCCGCACAAGTACCTTGAGCGCATGTCCGACGTCCACGACACAGGGGATCGCTCCGCCGCCTTCGCCAGCCTGCGCGGATTGGCACTCGGCGACAGCTTCGGGGAGCGCTGGTTCTTCCACCGGCGACAGAAGGCGATCGAGATGGTCCAGCACCGGACGACGCCCGAGGACAAGCCGTGGCAGTGGACGGACGACACGGCCATGGCGCTCGCGCTGGTCCGCGTGCTGACGGAACAGGGGACGATCGATCAGCAGGACCTCGCGGAGTCGTTCGCGGATATCTACGCAGAGGATCCCTACCGGAACTTCGGGAGCGGCATGCACCAGCTGCTGCCGAAGCTTCGCGAAGACCCGGGGAACTGGGCCACGTACGCGCGGACCCTTTTCGGCGGCGAGGGAAGCCTGGGAAACGGGGCGGCGATGCGCGCGGCCCCGCTGGGGGCGTGGTTCCGGCACGATCCGGAGCAGGCCGTCGCACAGGCGGTGCTGTCCGCCGAGGTCACCCATGCCCACCCCGAGGGGATCGCCGGCGGGGTGGCGGTCGCGGCAGCAGCGGCGCTGGCCGCGGGACCTTCGGACACTGACGAGGTCCCAGACCCGCACGCCTTCCTGGCGGCGACCGCGGACCTGACGCCGGCCGGCGTGATCCGCGACGGCCTGCTCCGGGCCGCCGACCTCGCGCCGGAGACCTCGGTGCCCGAAGCCGCCGCCATCCTCGGCAGCGGCAAGCGGATCCGCGCGAGCGACACGGTGCCCTTCGCCGTCTGGACCGCGGCGCACCACCTCGACGACCTGACCGACGCGCTGTGGACCACCGCCGCGGGCTTCGGCGACGTCGACACCACCTGCGCCATCACCGGCGGGATCGTCGCGGCGCGCACCGGGCTGCGCGGGGTGTCGGCGCGGTGGCTGGAGCTCGCGGAGGAACTGCCGGAGTGGGTGGAGTAGCGACCCGGGTCAGAGGTGGATGAGGCCGACCACGATGGCGATCGTGCCCACGAGCACGGCCATGACGTCAGCATAGGCTGCACCGTGAGGTGTCCGCCCGGCGGATGAGAGCCGCTCCGCCCCAAGGATGACAGGGTTCGAATATCTTCATCCGTGGGCTGATTCGCCGGCCACCGCCGCCGCCATAGCGTCGAGGACATGGCACTTCATCGTCGAATCAGCATCACCGCGGTCCTGGCTCTGGCCGCGACCATCGCCACGACCGGCGCCGCGGTGGCCGCCACCGCCACCCCGCTGCCCGCCGCCGCGCACGCGGCCGTCGCCGGCGCGGCGGGCACCGCCGCCAAGCCGGCCGCCGCCGCGTTCCAGGGCGCGCTGCCCGCCCCGACCGGGCGCTTCGCCGCGGGCGAGGACGTCATCCACCTCACCGACTTCAGCCGGCCCGACCCGTGGGTGCCCTCGGCCGGTCCGCGCCAGCTCACCGTGTCCATGTTCTATCCGGCGGTGGCCGGGACCGGGACGCAGGCCCCTTACATGACGCTCGCCGAGGCCGCCGGCTTCATCCAGTACCGGGTGCCGCCGAACACCGGCATCACCGCGCAGGAGCTGTCCGACGTCACCACGCACGCCTACACCGGCGCGCGGGCCGTGCACGGCAAGTACCCGCTCGTGGTGCTCTCCCCCGGCTTCGAGAATCCGCGCACGACGCTCACCTCGCTGGCCACCGAGCTGGCCGGCCACGGGTACGTCGTGGCGCTCGTCGGCCACACCTACGAGGACAGCGGTGAGACGCTCGCGAACGGCCAGACGCCGTCCTGCGCGATCTGCGACGGCAGCAGCCCGACCGCGCCGAGCCCGGACACCATCACCGCCAGCCGCCAGAAGGACGTCTCCTTCGTCATCGACCAGCTGACCCACCGCGGCGGCTGCGCGTGGCGCCTGAGCGACCTGATCGACAAGCACAGCATCGGCATGGCCGGGCACTCGATCGGCGGCGCGGCCACCGTGGACACGATGATCGCCGATCCCCGGGTGCTCGCCGGGGTGAACCTGGACGGCACCTTCTTCCCGGTGCCGGGGGCCGGCCAGATCAAGCGCCCGTATCTGATGATGAGCCACGGGACCGACGATCCGACATGGATCCAGACCTACGCGAACCTCGGCGGCTACAAGCGGTGGCTGGACGTCGTGGGCTCCAACCACGCCACGTTCACCGACATCCCAGTGCTCGCCCAGGAAGCCGGAATCACCCCGCCGACCAGTATCGATCCGCTGCGCGGCACCGTGATCACGCGGGAGTACGTCACCGCGTTCTTCGACCAGTCACTGAAGGGGATCCACCAGCCGCTGCTCGACGGCCCCACGCCGGGCAACCCCGACGTGCTCTTCCAGCAGTAGTCTCTTTCGCAGAAGGGTTGCGGGGCCTCACGGGGGCCGGTTCGGTTGGGGGATTTGCATGGTTGACGACCTCGAGAACCGCGCGAGCGGTGACAAGCGGCAGCGCATGCGCGTCTCGGACTCCGAGCGGCAGGCCGTCGTCGAGGTGCTGAAGCAGGCGCTGGACGACGGCCGGCTGAGGATGGACGAGTACGTCGAGCGCATGGAGAAGGCGTACGAGGCCGTCACCATCGGCGATCTGGAGCTGCTGCACGACGACCTGCCCGAGGGCGGCCGGCCCGCCCCGGTCGGCACGATCGGCACGGTCGGCACGTTCGGCACGGCGGCTCCGTCCTTCGCGCCGGCTCCGCCGCCCCCGCCGCCGCCCCCGCCGCCGCCCCCGGCCTACTCGCCGCCGGCCCCGCAGCCCGTGTACGTCGTGCCCACGCCCGCCCCGCCGCCGACCCCGCACCCGGGCATCCGGGGCGCGTACGTCGATCTGCCGGGCGGGCTGAAGGTGCTGTGGACGATCCTGTTCGCCGCGGTCGCCATCAACGTGGTGGTGTGGGTGCTGGTCGGCGTCACCACGGCGTCGTTCCCGTATCCGTGGCCGCTGTGGGTCGCCGGGCCCGCGGGCGCGGCGCTGTTCGGCATCTCGGCGCCGGTGCTGCAGTCGCGGCGGGCGCGCTGGGAGCGGCAGCGGCGCCAGCTGCCGCCTAGGGGCTGAGGCGCCGCAGCGCCTCGACGGTGTCGACGTCGTCGGGACGGCCGGTTCCGGTGCAGTCCACGGCGACGACGTCGTCGCGTTCGGCGAGGAACGCGCGCGCCCCGGCGTCGCCGGTCAGCGTGGGGAGCACGGCGGTGACGGCTTCGCGTCCGAACAGGACCGGGTGTGCGCGGCGGCCTTCATACGTCGCGACGGCGATCGGTGCGCCGCCGCGCCAGGCCTCGATGACACGCCGCACGGCCTCGGCGCCGATGAGCGGCTGGTCCACGAGCGTCACCACGACGGCCCCGGCATCGCGCGCCGCGGACAGCCCGGCGCGCAGCGAACTGCCCATGCCGGTGTCCCAGTCCGAGTTGAGGACGAGGATCGCGTGGTGCACGGCGCCGACGTCCAGCGCGCCGACCACCACCAGCACGCGATCGCAACCGCCGGCGGTGAGGGTCGCCACGGCCCGGTCCACCAGGCGCTCGCCCTGGAAGCGCGCGACGGCTTTGCCGCCGCCGAAGCGGGTCGCGGCGCCGGCGGCCAGGACCACGCCGACGACGGCGGACGGTCCGTACCGGCCGGGCAGCTGCCTGCGGGAATGAGGATGGGTGTTCACCGGTGGATCTGTACTCATCGATGAATCCTCCCGCTCGTCCGCCTCAGGGGTTCCCCGCTGCCCCGGCGCCGTGCCGCGATCAGTTCCGCGGCGATCGACACCGCGGTCTCCGCGGGCGTCGAGGCCCCGAGATCCAGCCCGATCGGGGCCGAGAGCCGGGCGATTTCGTGGTCTGCGACGCCCGCCTGCCGCAGCCGCTGCTCCCTGTCCTCACACGTGCGCCGCGAACCCATCGCGCCAACGTAGACCGCGGCCGATCGCAACGCCACTTCCAGCGCGGGGACGTCGAATTTCGGATCGTGTGTCAGGACGCAGATGGCGGTCCGCGGGTCGATCGACGTGGCCGCCAGGTACTGGTGCGGCCAGGCGACCACCACCTCGTGCGCGTCGGGGAAGCGCTCGGCCGTGGCGAACACCGGCCGCGCGTCGCAGACCGTGACCCGGTAGCCGAGGAAACGCCCGACGGTGGCCAGCGAGGCCGCGTAGTCCAGCGCGCCGAGAATGATCAGGCGGGGCTGCTTCGCCACCACGTTGAAGAACACTGTCACGCCTTCGGGCGCGTCCCATGTCCCGGCCCCCGA from Catenulispora sp. GP43 includes these protein-coding regions:
- a CDS encoding uridine kinase, which gives rise to MRAEPISPERLASRIANLVAAHEPERHRNKDAWTRLAIDGAPGSGTAEVAAAVERVLVGDGRPTLRISTGDFLRPRSLRLEHGREDPDVFYAEWLDLNGLRREVFGPLEPGGSGRVLPTLWNAERDRASRAEYVELPPGGVLIVEGTFLMGIGLPFDVEVHLWLSRGALKRRTPEDRAWTLPAYARYDAEADPSRAASLTARMDDPRHPALLFV
- a CDS encoding SHOCT domain-containing protein produces the protein MDPRYYVGGRHFHEGLGWGGWLLWVLFMIALWALVIMAVVWLVRSFTHRGSMTAQRPAQAYGGTGTVSAEQILAERFAHGQIDENEYRARLGVLRGDRPMAAQAAPPASPAAPAPPPAPPAAPPTPPAPPPAAPEQQTPPE
- a CDS encoding M48 family metallopeptidase, translated to MDIAADDLNPEHDFTPEQIGRARAYKHDVRPLRLASTLLGLAVPLLLGLTPAGAGLVEAAGDLGGGGWVATALLGSVALSLLGLVIRIPLSMWGETVSRRWGLSKRGWGLFAADTAKGFVIGAVLTAAAVIAFYALLRNGGGAWWVWAALAAAVLAVLGSFIMPVLIEPLFNKFKPLPEGPLRDRLMALVEQSGVPVRDILVSDSSKRTTAANAYVSGFGKTRRLVVWDTTTDSLDTDEVAAIAAHELGHAARRDVLVGTVFAAVGAALGVVVLAAALHWSPLLDAAGVAHAADPRSQALVRAVLVVIGLVGEPWGLAYSRYIEARADGYALDLFRDPDTIVRMERALVVQNIADLEPRRWEVLLRYTHPPIPDRIAHARRWAAETGVPIPKSL
- a CDS encoding ADP-ribosylglycohydrolase family protein, which codes for MSDVHDTGDRSAAFASLRGLALGDSFGERWFFHRRQKAIEMVQHRTTPEDKPWQWTDDTAMALALVRVLTEQGTIDQQDLAESFADIYAEDPYRNFGSGMHQLLPKLREDPGNWATYARTLFGGEGSLGNGAAMRAAPLGAWFRHDPEQAVAQAVLSAEVTHAHPEGIAGGVAVAAAAALAAGPSDTDEVPDPHAFLAATADLTPAGVIRDGLLRAADLAPETSVPEAAAILGSGKRIRASDTVPFAVWTAAHHLDDLTDALWTTAAGFGDVDTTCAITGGIVAARTGLRGVSARWLELAEELPEWVE
- a CDS encoding alpha/beta hydrolase family protein; translated protein: MALHRRISITAVLALAATIATTGAAVAATATPLPAAAHAAVAGAAGTAAKPAAAAFQGALPAPTGRFAAGEDVIHLTDFSRPDPWVPSAGPRQLTVSMFYPAVAGTGTQAPYMTLAEAAGFIQYRVPPNTGITAQELSDVTTHAYTGARAVHGKYPLVVLSPGFENPRTTLTSLATELAGHGYVVALVGHTYEDSGETLANGQTPSCAICDGSSPTAPSPDTITASRQKDVSFVIDQLTHRGGCAWRLSDLIDKHSIGMAGHSIGGAATVDTMIADPRVLAGVNLDGTFFPVPGAGQIKRPYLMMSHGTDDPTWIQTYANLGGYKRWLDVVGSNHATFTDIPVLAQEAGITPPTSIDPLRGTVITREYVTAFFDQSLKGIHQPLLDGPTPGNPDVLFQQ
- a CDS encoding DUF1707 domain-containing protein, giving the protein MVDDLENRASGDKRQRMRVSDSERQAVVEVLKQALDDGRLRMDEYVERMEKAYEAVTIGDLELLHDDLPEGGRPAPVGTIGTVGTFGTAAPSFAPAPPPPPPPPPPPPAYSPPAPQPVYVVPTPAPPPTPHPGIRGAYVDLPGGLKVLWTILFAAVAINVVVWVLVGVTTASFPYPWPLWVAGPAGAALFGISAPVLQSRRARWERQRRQLPPRG
- a CDS encoding NTP transferase domain-containing protein, which translates into the protein MSTDPPVNTHPHSRRQLPGRYGPSAVVGVVLAAGAATRFGGGKAVARFQGERLVDRAVATLTAGGCDRVLVVVGALDVGAVHHAILVLNSDWDTGMGSSLRAGLSAARDAGAVVVTLVDQPLIGAEAVRRVIEAWRGGAPIAVATYEGRRAHPVLFGREAVTAVLPTLTGDAGARAFLAERDDVVAVDCTGTGRPDDVDTVEALRRLSP
- a CDS encoding XdhC family protein: MRDLLPALLAWRAAGEPFVLATVVAAEGGGPREIGAAMAVRMAGGVPDEVIGSVSGGCVEAAVIETAAEVLEQDRPRLVTYGLADADAVGLICGGTLAVFVEPGAAAAARLDRVRDAVEHGSGAAVVTVVAGPPELIGLHHGDVLRANGYAALADAVARDADALVDMGESAVRGYGLDGCPEPASGAGTWDAPEGVTVFFNVVAKQPRLIILGALDYAASLATVGRFLGYRVTVCDARPVFATAERFPDAHEVVVAWPHQYLAATSIDPRTAICVLTHDPKFDVPALEVALRSAAVYVGAMGSRRTCEDREQRLRQAGVADHEIARLSAPIGLDLGASTPAETAVSIAAELIAARRRGSGEPLRRTSGRIHR